A genomic segment from Mastomys coucha isolate ucsf_1 unplaced genomic scaffold, UCSF_Mcou_1 pScaffold7, whole genome shotgun sequence encodes:
- the Higd2a gene encoding HIG1 domain family member 2A, mitochondrial gives MAAPRPVSPEAPFDPSKAPVIEGFSPTVYTNPEGFKEKFIRKTRENPMVPIGCLGTAAALTYGLYCFHRGQSHRSQIMMRTRIAAQGFTVVAILLGLAASAMKSRP, from the exons ATGGCGGCTCCCCGTCCTGTGAGTCCAGAGGCGCCTTTTGATCCGTCCAAGGCCCCGGTTATTGAGGGCTTCAGCCCCACTGTCTACACCAATCCAGAGGGCTTCAAGGAAAAGTTTATTCGCAAGACCCGTGAGAACCCAATGGTGCCTATAG GCTGTCTGGGTACGGCGGCTGCCCTCACCTATGGCCTTTACTGCTTCCACCGCGGCCAGAGCCACCGATCCCAAATAATGATGCGCACCCGAATCGCTGCCCAGGGTTTCACGGTCGTAGCCATCTTGTTGGGGTTAGCGGCATCCGCTATGAAGTCTCGACCCTAA
- the Arl10 gene encoding ADP-ribosylation factor-like protein 10 → MAPRPLGPLVLALGGAAAVLGSVLFILWKSYFGRGRERRWDRGEAWWGADTARLPQWDEWEPEDEEDEPALEELEQREVLVLGLDGSGKSTFLRMLAGKPPVEGHVPTWGFNSVRLPTKNFEVDLLEIGGSQNLRFYWKEFVNEVDVLVFMVDSTDRLRLPWARQELQKLLDKDPDLPVVIVANKQDLSGAMRMGELQQELGLLASDNQREVFLLAASIAPAGSGFEEPGTVHIWKLLLELLS, encoded by the exons ATGGCGCCGCGGCCTCTGGGCCCTTTGGTGCTGGCTCTGGGTGGCGCCGCAGCCGTGCTGGGCTCGGTGCTCTTTATCCTCTGGAAATCTTACTTCGGCCGCGGCCGGGAGCGGCGCTGGGACCGGGGCGAGGCCTGGTGGGGCGCAGACACTGCCCGCCTCCCTCAGTGGGACGAGTGGGAG CCCGAGGACGAGGAAGATGAGCCGGCCTTGGAGGAGCTGGAGCAGCGGGAAGTGTTGGTGCTGGGCTTGGATGGCTCAGGGAAAAGCACGTTCCTGCGCATGCTGGCCGGGAAGCCACCGGTGGAAGGCCACGTCCCCACCTGGGGCTTCAACTCTGTCCGGCTGCCTACCAAGAATTTCGAGGTGGACCTGTTAGAGA TTGGTGGCAGCCAGAACCTGCGCTTCTACTGGAAGGAGTTTGTCAATGAGGTGGACGTGCTGGTGTTCATGGTGGACTCGACTGACCGGCTAAGGCTGCCCTGGGCTCGGCAGGAGCTGCAGAAACTGCTGGACAAGGATCCTGATCTGCCTGTTGTTATAGTGGCCAACAAGCAG GACCTGAGCGGGGCCATGAGGATGGGGGAGCTGCAGCAGGAGCTGGGCCTTCTTGCTAGTGACAACCAGAGGGAGGTTTTCCTCTTGGCAGCCAGCATTGCCCCTGCAGGATCTGGCTTCGAGGAACCTGGCACCGTGCACATCTGGAAATTGCTCTTAGAGCTTCTCTCCTAA
- the Nop16 gene encoding nucleolar protein 16 translates to MPKAKGKTRRQKFGYNVNRKRLNRNARRKAAPRIECSHIRHAWDHTKSVRQNLAEMGLATDPNKAVPLRKRKVKAMEVDTEERPRDLVRKPYVVNELEAEASLPEKKGNTLSRDLIDYVQYMVENHGEDYKAMARDEKNYYQDTPKQIRNKINVYKRFYPTEWQAFIDSLQSKKMEVD, encoded by the exons ATGCCCAAGGCTAAGGGAAAAACTCGGAGGCAGAAGTTCGGTTACAATGTCAACCGAAAGCGTCTGAACCGGAATGCTCGTCGGAAGGCAGCGCCACGGATCGAGTG CTCCCACATCCGACATGCCTGGGACCACACCAAATCCGTGCGGCAGAACCTGGCGGAGATGGGCTTGGCCACGGACCCCAACAAGGCGGTTCCCCTCCGTAAAAGGAAG GTAAAGGCCATGGAGGTGGACACGGAGGAGAGACCCAGGGATCTTGTCCGGAAGCCCTATGTGGTAAATG aactggaggcagaagccagcctcccagagaagaaaggaaacacgTTGTCTCGGGATCTCATCGACTATGTTCAGTACATGGTGGAGAATCACGGGGAGGACTATAAG GCCATGGCCCGGGATGAAAAGAATTACTATCAAGACACCCCAAAACAGATTCGGAATAAGATCAATGTCTATAAGCGCTTTTACCCAACGGAATGGCAAGCCTTCATTGATTCTTTGCAGAGTAAGAAGATGGAGGTAGACTGA